From Scleropages formosus chromosome 9, fSclFor1.1, whole genome shotgun sequence, one genomic window encodes:
- the uqcr11 gene encoding cytochrome b-c1 complex subunit 10, translated as MITKTVGPKYVSIFKSWVPTMVAWGSTGTVALIHFTDWRVILDYVPYINGKFKKDD; from the exons ATGATAACCAAGACAGTTGGACCAAAatatgtttccatttttaagtCGTG GGTTCCCACGATGGTCGCTTGGGGCTCTACTGGGACAGTAGCACTGATCCACTTCACAGACTGGAGGGTGATTCTGGATTATGTGCCCTACATCAATGGCAAATTCAAGAAGGATGACTAG